The proteins below are encoded in one region of Penicillium psychrofluorescens genome assembly, chromosome: 4:
- a CDS encoding uncharacterized protein (ID:PFLUO_006330-T1.cds;~source:funannotate) → MSSQHHGSRSKRVPDAARRRAAVSCDHCKRRRAKCIRTAPDDPCTNCAANQVRCETTVPRKHRVYGSVETLSQRYRALDALITGIFPGEDTKSLEGLYRLAGDRGIPMPPPDDLSPAPDLFDSAKSELNAGSCTHSPTTPRNSRPTTHAPLGTGCGVTLADDHDDLAHQNQPTGEKLIPTAQGVGHYVGPSSSFWFVMAIRRLVGQSNRISAPSFQSALRADFATLGASKALELQDTAQEIGDNVAAVNLPKTPATGPDVVETHVAPAPSLPPRETSDALMLAFFDKIHPDYPLFHRDMFQLRYEALWEPRPGPLRTTDTGWMCCLAMVFVFGAQALEQHDKQQAASIQRSYLALVRSSFRQLVGTTSLANVQALLLLQLYEHNSGQRNASWMFLGCALRMAIALGMHRDLPNKTGVDPVEWATRRRVWWTLYTFERNLSVMLGRPSAINDSEVSTKMPDGSDMSDNGKVPPRYTESLLHLTRILGQVRQSAYASPDDEAELPPLSKAQKLLGELRSWYSAQPAYLRPGWRTMIPHQRRAVLLLHIYYQYMIMLATRPHFLDWERRELLKRQGYSDAGRTLRATADENTAIFMKETCLEAAEKTVSYCHLLADGGILDTTSWLDVYYIYHAVFVLCLDLFTNKSGGNSLSEAQSRCKESVKSIFAVLRRRQLAPTFCILIRVASQFARIAGAIDDDTAADGGTNVAASVRQSQAESTNIEASSTSIDAASFSLGAVGSGSATAAEIGQDLMVDDWLLSDLSSLSWNSFDMGAYATPSSTNFTEGQLNVTGAGIFSAEQGLFGSMVMSDFMDDVTRKLPLHSDS, encoded by the coding sequence ATGTCCTCCCAGCACCACGGCAGCCGGAGCAAGCGAGTTCCAGATGCAGCTCGACGGCGCGCTGCCGTCAGCTGCGACCACTGCAAAAGGCGGCGGGCAAAATGCATCCGCACAGCACCAGACGATCCCTGCACCAACTGTGCAGCTAATCAAGTCAGGTGCGAGACTACTGTTCCGAGAAAACACCGCGTCTATGGCAGTGTCGAGACGCTGAGCCAGCGCTATCGCGCGCTAGATGCCCTTATAACTGGAATTTTCCCTGGAGAGGATACAAAGAGCCTGGAAGGGCTCTACCGCTTAGCAGGGGATCGAGGCATTCCTATGCCACCGCCAGATGACCTCTCACCTGCACCAGATCTTTTTGACAGTGCCAAGTCCGAGCTGAATGCTGGTTCCTGTACACACAGTCCTACGACACCTCGCAACTCTCGTCCAACTACTCACGCTCCGCTTGGAACCGGCTGTGGCGTCACACTGGCAGACGACCACGATGATTTGGCTCATCAAAATCAACCGACAGGGGAAAAGTTGATCCCAACTGCGCAGGGAGTCGGACACTATGTCGGCCCATCAAGCTCATTCTGGTTCGTCATGGCGATCCGCAGGCTGGTTGGCCAGAGCAATCGAATCTCAGCGCCGTCCTTCCAGAGCGCTCTTCGAGCTGATTTTGCGACTCTCGGAGCTAGCAAGgccctcgagctgcaggataCGGCTCAAGAGATTGGCGATAATGTTGCGGCCGTCAACCTGCCAAAGACGCCGGCGACCGGGCCGGATGTAGTAGAGACGCATGTTGCGCCGGCGCCCTCGCTCCCACCGAGAGAAACCTCTGATGCCTTGATGCTGGCCTTCTTTGACAAGATTCATCCCGATTATCCTTTGTTTCATCGCGACATGTTCCAACTCCGCTATGAGGCGCTGTGGGAGCCACGTCCCGGACCCCTCAGGACAACCGACACGGGATGGATGTGCTGTCTCGCCATGGTGTTCGTCTTCGGCGCGCAGGCCCTCGAGCAGCACGACAAGCAGCAGGCAGCCTCCATTCAGCGGAGTTACCTGGCGCTCGTGCGCTCGTCATTCCGCCAACTAGTGGGCACAACCAGCCTGGCCAATGTTCAAGCACTATTACTACTACAACTATATGAACACAACTCGGGTCAACGAAATGCCTCGTGGATGTTCCTCGGCTGCGCATTGCGCATGGCCATTGCACTGGGAATGCATCGTGACCTCCCAAATAAGACTGGCGTCGACCCCGTCGAGTGGGCCACGCGACGCCGGGTTTGGTGGACGCTCTATACCTTTGAGCGAAATCTGTCTGTAATGCTCGGTAGGCCGTCCGCTATAAACGACTCTGAGGTGAGCACAAAGATGCCGGATGGCTCTGATATGTCGGACAATGGCAAAGTGCCTCCGAGATATACCGAGTCCCTGCTGCACTTGACGCGGATTCTAGGGCAAGTACGGCAGAGCGCCTACGCCTCTCCCGACGATGAGGCGGAACTACCTCCCTTGTCAAAGGCGCAGAAGCTCCTTGGTGAGCTTCGGTCCTGGTACAGCGCCCAGCCGGCTTATCTCCGTCCGGGATGGAGGACCATGATCCCACATCAAAGACGGGctgtgctgctgctgcataTTTACTATCAGTACATGATAATGCTGGCTACGCGACCACATTTTCTCGACTGGGAGAGACGCGAGCTTTTGAAGCGACAAGGCTACAGCGATGCTGGCAGAACGCTGAGAGCAACGGCAGATGAGAATACTGCCATCTTCATGAAGGAAACCTGTCTTGAGgcagcggagaagacggtTTCGTACTGCCACCTGCTGGCCGACGGTGGAATACTCGACACTACCAGCTGGCTGGATGTCTACTATATCTACCATGCCGTCTTCGTACTCTGCCTTGACCTTTTCACTAACAAGTCTGGCGGGAACTCTCTCTCGGAAGCCCAGTCACGCTGCAAGGAGTCGGTTAAATCCATCTTCGCCGTGTTGCGCCGGAGGCAGCTCGCACCGACTTTTTGCATCCTTATCCGCGTCGCTAGCCAGTTTGCCCGCATCGCTGGCGCCATTGACGACGACACAGCCGCTGATGGAGGGACTAACGTGGCGGCTTCTGTCCGCCAGAGCCAGGCTGAAAGCACAAATATAGAGGCATCGTCTACTTCTATCGATGCGGCTAGTTTTTCTTTGGGAGCCGTCGGTTCCGGCTCTGCTACTGCTGCAGAGATTGGCCAGGATCTCATGGTTGACGACTGGTTGCTGAGCGATCTCAGTTCTCTTTCGTGGAATTCGTTCGACATGGGTGCGTATGCGACGCCTAGCTCCACCAACTTCACCGAAGGCCAGCTTAACGTGACGGGTGCTGGCATATTTTCCGCGGAGCAGGGTCTGTTTGGGAGCATGGTCATGTCAGACTTCATGGATGATGTGACCAGGAAGTTGCCACTGCATTCAGATTCGTAA